From one Lemur catta isolate mLemCat1 chromosome 5, mLemCat1.pri, whole genome shotgun sequence genomic stretch:
- the SCOC gene encoding short coiled-coil protein isoform X3, with the protein MMNADMDAVDAENQVELEEKTRLINQVLELQHTLEDLSARVDAVKEENLKLKSENQVLGQYIENLMSASSVFQTTDTKSKRK; encoded by the exons ATGATGAATGCTGACATGGATG CAGTTGATGCTGAAAATCAGGTGGAACTGGAGGAAAAAACACGACTTATTAATCAAGTGTTGGAACTCCAACATACACTGGAAG atcTCTCTGCAAGAGTAGATgcagttaaagaagaaaatttgaagcTAAAATCAGAAAACCAAGTTCTTGGACAATATATAGAAAACCTCATGTCAGCTTCTAGTGTTTTTCAAACAACTgacacaaaaagcaaaagaaagtaa